From the Halobacterium zhouii genome, the window TCCTCGACCGCATCGGGTACGAGGGAGATGTTCGGACACAGTACGACGCCGAGGGCGTGATGCATACGGCGTTCCGGCTGGCGCCGTGGTTCGAGTTCGAGAACGACCTCGAGATCGACCACGAACTGACTCCGTGGGAGGCGGAACTCGACCAGGCGTACGAGGCAGACCAGATCGAACACGAGGACGCGTCCGGGAGCACCCAGTTCGCTCGCAGGATGACGGGTCTGCTCTGTCTCGCGGACTTCGTGCATCCGACACTCGCGGAAGGGTACGACCAGGCGGTGTTCGTCCTGGGCATCGACGAGCACGCACTCGACATCTTCAACCGACACTACCTCGGCAAAACGCCGTTCGAACCGGCGTTCGAGGGGCTGTTCACGCGGATGGTTCCCGGACTGGACGGCTATCCGAAGATGTCCAAGACCATCCCTGGGTCTGCCATCAAGATGGACATGCCCCCGGAGGAGGTTCGTCGACTGGTCCGGAGAACTGCGAACACGGACGGCACGGCGTCCACGTCGGAATCGGCCGTCTATCAGATGATGAGCCTCGTTTCGGAGTACGACGCCGGCCGGCTCGAGGAACTGGAGACCGCGTGCCGGAAGGGCGGAGCGGCGTGGGACGCCGCCTGCGCGGAGTACGCAGAGTACCTCGCGGGTCTCGCTGCGAAGTGGCCGGGGAACGATGACGACGCGGACCGCCCGAGGAGTGAGGGAGACACGTGACGACCGGCGGAGGTTTGAGGGAAACGGTCAACCGGGTGCGGCCACAACGAGCGCACATGGGATTCGGTTCGACTGCGAAGAAACTCCAGAAGATCACCGACGTCGCGGACACGCTTCAGGACCGCTTCGAGCGCCTGCGAGAGCAGGTGAACGAACTTTCCGACACCGTCGAGGACACCAGCGAGCGAGTCGAGGGGATGGAGTCGAAACTCGCCGAACAGCGGCAACTCCTCGAGGCCATCGCGGAGTCAGAGGACGTCGACGTCGAGAGCGTCGTCTCTGACGACACCGGCGACGGAGACACCGCTACGGGCACCACCCCCACCGCCGAATCGGGGGATGGTAACGACTAAAGAACGCTGGCAAGAATTACCGGCCAGATGACCACCCACCGCGAGCCACTCGACTCGGTGCTCGACACCGTCGGCGAGACGCCGCTCGTTCGCGTCCACGGCGCCCCCGAGGACGTCCCCGTGTACGCGAAACTGGAGTCGTTCAACCCCGGCGCGAGCGTGAAAGACCGCATCGGCGCGTACATGCTCGAAGCGATGCTCGACTCCGGGGAACTCCCCGAGGGCGGCACCGTCATCGAACCGACGGCGGGCAACACCGGCATCGGATTCGCCGTCGCCGCCGGCCAACTCGACGTCGACGCGGTGTTCGTGGTCCCCGAGCGATTCAGCGTCGAGAAGCAGACGCTGATGGACGCACTCGGCGCGGACGTCATCAACACGCCCACAGAGGACGGCATGGGCGGCGCCATCGAGCGCGCCCACGAACTCGCCGAGGAACTCGACGACGCCGTCGTCCCCCAGCAGTTCTCCAATCCGCTGAACACGGAGGCCCACTACGAACTCACCGGCCCCGAGATTCACGACGCACTCGACGGCGAGGTCGGCGCGATGGTCGCGGGGTGTGGCACCGCCGGGACGCTGATGGGTACCGCCGGCTACCTCCGTGAGC encodes:
- a CDS encoding DUF5798 family protein, which codes for MGFGSTAKKLQKITDVADTLQDRFERLREQVNELSDTVEDTSERVEGMESKLAEQRQLLEAIAESEDVDVESVVSDDTGDGDTATGTTPTAESGDGND
- a CDS encoding PLP-dependent cysteine synthase family protein gives rise to the protein MTTHREPLDSVLDTVGETPLVRVHGAPEDVPVYAKLESFNPGASVKDRIGAYMLEAMLDSGELPEGGTVIEPTAGNTGIGFAVAAGQLDVDAVFVVPERFSVEKQTLMDALGADVINTPTEDGMGGAIERAHELAEELDDAVVPQQFSNPLNTEAHYELTGPEIHDALDGEVGAMVAGCGTAGTLMGTAGYLREHNPDTHVVAVEPTGSLYATTKGRDVDEAEYKTEGIGTHDPSTNELFDPEFVDDVVQISDRDTHAELQRLAREEGHLVGSSSAANSLAAIDVAEAIAAGEVDAPHDSVVTVFPDSSERYLSKGIYGDYEEWEG